A stretch of the Veillonella parvula DSM 2008 genome encodes the following:
- a CDS encoding phosphatidate cytidylyltransferase has product MLKTRVITAVIGFIIALGAITFGGLVYDVLITLLALLGWREFVLLGKAKRVRISIIWGYISILLLMIALACHQYIIAIAILVLSLFANYMLCTFGESKYSMSSVSFSVFGLLYIGMGMTSLLLIRHDSIYMDLSMPFELYNWGTITLWLLLFTTWASDTFAYFSGRAFGKRKIVPSISPNKTLEGFIGGFIGCILTGAVFSYIVGIPWWMGIHVGMISGILAPLGDLFESKIKRLCNVKDSGTLLPGHGGVLDRFDSLLFAAPITLVYILLFSY; this is encoded by the coding sequence ATGTTAAAAACACGTGTTATTACCGCTGTTATTGGTTTTATTATTGCCTTAGGGGCCATTACATTTGGTGGATTAGTATATGATGTGCTAATTACACTTTTAGCTTTATTAGGGTGGCGTGAGTTTGTATTACTTGGTAAAGCTAAACGTGTTCGGATATCCATTATATGGGGATATATTAGTATTTTATTGCTAATGATTGCTCTTGCATGTCATCAGTATATTATAGCTATAGCTATTTTAGTATTAAGTTTATTTGCCAATTATATGTTGTGTACATTTGGTGAAAGTAAGTACTCGATGTCTAGTGTATCCTTTAGTGTATTTGGTTTATTATATATTGGTATGGGTATGACTTCATTACTCTTGATTCGTCATGACTCAATTTACATGGATTTATCAATGCCTTTTGAACTATATAACTGGGGCACTATTACACTTTGGTTATTATTGTTTACTACTTGGGCTAGCGATACCTTTGCATACTTTTCAGGTCGAGCTTTTGGTAAACGTAAAATAGTACCATCCATTAGTCCTAATAAAACACTAGAAGGTTTTATTGGTGGATTTATCGGCTGTATCCTTACAGGTGCAGTATTTTCGTATATCGTTGGCATTCCTTGGTGGATGGGAATCCATGTAGGTATGATTAGCGGTATATTAGCACCATTAGGTGATTTGTTTGAATCAAAGATTAAACGACTATGTAATGTAAAAGATTCTGGTACATTATTACCAGGTCATGGCGGTGTATTGGATCGCTTTGATAGTTTATTATTTGCGGCTCCCATTACATTAGTATATATATTGCTATTTTCGTACTAA
- the ispG gene encoding flavodoxin-dependent (E)-4-hydroxy-3-methylbut-2-enyl-diphosphate synthase has protein sequence MIVRKPTNGIYVGTVKIGDYAPVSIQSMITTDPVHTEKAIAEINHLAEAGCELVRVAVPTMASAKALKAVRAGISIPLIADIHFDYRLALEAIENNVDGLRINPGNIGGEDKVLAVIEKAKPKQIPIRIGVNAGSLPKHILDAHGGHPTADGMVETALEHVRILEKLDYRQMKLSIKATEVPLMVEAYRKLSDKIPYPLHLGVTEAGTIKQGTIKSAMGIGALLLDGIGDTLRVSLTGDPIHEIEVGRSILSSLGLRNFGATMISCPTCGRCQVNLFDMAGIVEERLASIKAPIKVAVMGCVVNGPGEAREADFGIAGGDGQGIIFRKGKVIKTVPEAELVDTLFREIDQYLENLDEESLC, from the coding sequence ATGATTGTACGTAAACCAACAAATGGTATCTATGTAGGTACAGTTAAAATCGGCGATTATGCACCGGTAAGTATTCAATCTATGATTACTACGGATCCAGTACATACAGAGAAGGCAATTGCAGAAATTAATCATTTAGCAGAGGCTGGTTGTGAACTGGTTCGTGTCGCCGTTCCTACAATGGCATCTGCAAAGGCTTTAAAGGCTGTTAGAGCGGGCATTTCAATTCCTTTGATCGCCGATATTCACTTTGATTATAGATTAGCTTTAGAAGCTATTGAAAATAATGTTGATGGATTGCGCATTAATCCAGGAAATATTGGTGGTGAAGATAAGGTTTTAGCCGTTATTGAAAAGGCAAAACCTAAACAAATCCCAATTCGCATTGGTGTTAATGCAGGCTCTTTACCAAAGCATATTCTCGATGCTCATGGAGGACATCCTACAGCGGATGGTATGGTTGAAACAGCTTTAGAACACGTAAGAATTTTAGAAAAACTCGATTATCGTCAAATGAAATTATCCATTAAAGCAACGGAAGTACCTCTAATGGTGGAAGCATATCGTAAGTTATCTGATAAGATTCCTTATCCGTTACATTTAGGTGTAACAGAAGCTGGTACTATTAAACAAGGCACTATTAAATCTGCTATGGGGATTGGTGCATTATTGCTCGATGGCATTGGTGATACATTACGGGTATCCTTAACTGGAGATCCAATTCACGAAATTGAAGTAGGTAGAAGTATTTTAAGTAGCTTAGGATTAAGAAATTTTGGGGCCACTATGATATCTTGTCCTACATGTGGTCGTTGCCAAGTAAATTTATTTGATATGGCTGGTATTGTAGAAGAACGTCTAGCATCCATAAAAGCGCCTATTAAGGTTGCCGTTATGGGGTGTGTTGTAAATGGTCCAGGGGAAGCGCGTGAGGCCGACTTTGGTATTGCTGGTGGTGATGGTCAAGGTATTATTTTCCGTAAAGGGAAAGTTATTAAGACTGTACCAGAAGCTGAATTAGTAGATACATTGTTTAGAGAAATTGACCAATATTTAGAAAATTTAGATGAGGAGTCTTTATGTTAG
- the miaB gene encoding tRNA (N6-isopentenyl adenosine(37)-C2)-methylthiotransferase MiaB: protein MKSYYIYTYGCQMNTADSERLSHQLESVGYIPTENVETADLILLNTCAVRENAETKVYGRIGELKRLKRNNKNLIIAVTGCMAQKNQAEMFKRAPHIDIVLGTHNIQHINEMIEEVQHGHTHQISVDMDNTVLPELEAKPNGSFYAWVPIMNGCNKFCTYCIVPHVRGREISRPVEAIVKEVTDLGVKGFKEITLLGQNVNSYGLDFKDGTDFGTLVDALDGIPGIERIRYMTSHPQDMSKSMIDALGRSSNIVTHLHLPIQSGSNRILKKMNRHYTVEHYKELLSYCREKIKDVVVTTDIIVGFPGETEDDFQATLQLLKDVRYDMAYTFIYSKRSGTPAATMDDQIPEEIKRVRLQTLMDVQNEISYELNKPMEGQVFDIIVEGPSPRDEDMWFGRTSGNKMVLFPKDDSLSIGQTVPAHIDKAQTWVCYGSILK from the coding sequence ATGAAGTCTTATTATATTTACACCTATGGTTGTCAAATGAATACTGCCGACTCTGAGCGATTATCGCATCAGCTGGAATCTGTTGGGTATATACCAACAGAGAATGTTGAAACTGCAGATTTAATTCTGCTAAATACTTGTGCAGTGCGTGAAAATGCAGAAACTAAAGTTTATGGGCGTATAGGTGAGCTAAAAAGACTAAAACGTAATAATAAAAACTTGATTATCGCCGTCACAGGATGTATGGCTCAAAAAAATCAAGCAGAAATGTTTAAACGAGCTCCTCATATTGATATTGTATTAGGCACTCATAATATTCAACATATTAACGAGATGATTGAAGAAGTACAACATGGACATACGCATCAAATCAGCGTAGATATGGATAACACTGTATTACCTGAATTAGAGGCAAAACCAAATGGCTCTTTTTATGCATGGGTACCTATTATGAATGGCTGTAATAAATTTTGCACCTATTGTATTGTTCCCCATGTACGTGGTAGAGAGATTAGCCGACCTGTAGAGGCCATTGTTAAAGAGGTTACAGACCTAGGGGTTAAAGGATTTAAAGAGATCACTTTATTGGGGCAAAATGTAAACTCTTATGGCCTAGATTTTAAAGATGGTACAGATTTTGGTACATTAGTTGATGCTCTTGATGGTATTCCTGGTATAGAACGTATTCGCTATATGACAAGTCATCCTCAAGATATGAGTAAGTCTATGATTGATGCTCTTGGTAGGTCATCCAATATTGTGACGCATTTACATTTACCTATTCAATCTGGTTCCAATCGTATTTTAAAGAAAATGAATCGTCATTACACGGTAGAGCATTATAAAGAATTGCTTTCTTATTGCCGTGAAAAAATAAAAGATGTGGTGGTGACTACGGATATCATCGTAGGTTTCCCAGGAGAAACCGAAGATGATTTCCAAGCTACATTACAATTATTAAAAGATGTGCGTTATGACATGGCGTATACGTTCATTTACTCTAAGCGATCTGGAACGCCAGCAGCAACTATGGATGATCAAATTCCAGAAGAGATTAAGCGCGTTCGCTTACAAACATTGATGGATGTACAAAATGAAATCTCTTATGAATTAAATAAACCTATGGAAGGACAAGTATTTGATATTATTGTAGAGGGACCAAGTCCTCGTGATGAAGATATGTGGTTCGGTCGTACATCTGGTAATAAAATGGTTTTATTCCCTAAGGATGACTCCCTATCAATTGGTCAAACTGTACCAGCTCATATCGATAAAGCTCAAACATGGGTTTGTTATGGTAGTATTTTAAAATAA
- a CDS encoding proline--tRNA ligase — MLATKLYAPTLREVPSDADVVSQQLMLRAGFMRKTANGLYSFLPLGWKSIKKIEAIVREEMDRASAQEIMMPILQPAEIWKESGRWNAYGAEMMRINDRHDNEFCLGPTHEEMITTLVKNEINSYRQLPVNLYQIQSKFRDERRPRYGLMRSREFIMKDAYSFDIDEAGLDESYKSMYDAYTRIFTRCGLTFRPVEADSGAIGGSGTHEFMAIAEAGEADIVYCTKCDYAANIEIGKPGIMKQDEEVLHELSVVDTPNASSIEAVADMLNLPLHKTIKAVVFSIDGKVVLAIVRGDHEVNEVAVQHAVLGSVEPEMATPEELEKVGLTAGFISPVGLQQTDEFAIVVDESVMETYNVCGGANKKDAHYVNINPKRDFNVEDIIVAPIRLITKDDVCPKCGGALEHAKGIEVGQVFKLGTKYSEALQATFLDQNGRPNPMIMGCYGIGVSRTLAAAIEQYHDENGIIWPRSIAPFEAVIVPINAKDEALMATSQTIYTALQNAGVDVLLDDRKDRAGVKFKDADLIGYPLRITVSKNTLENNEVEIQIRKSGEALPCAIDSVADKVTELLQDL; from the coding sequence ATGTTAGCCACTAAATTATATGCACCTACATTGCGTGAGGTTCCATCTGACGCTGATGTAGTAAGCCAACAGCTTATGCTTCGCGCTGGTTTTATGCGTAAAACTGCAAATGGTTTATATAGTTTTTTACCATTGGGTTGGAAAAGTATTAAAAAGATTGAAGCTATTGTACGTGAAGAAATGGATCGTGCTAGTGCTCAAGAAATTATGATGCCAATTTTACAGCCTGCAGAAATTTGGAAAGAGTCTGGCCGTTGGAATGCATATGGCGCAGAAATGATGCGTATCAATGATCGTCATGATAATGAGTTTTGTCTAGGACCAACACATGAAGAGATGATTACAACCCTCGTTAAAAATGAGATTAACTCATATCGTCAATTACCAGTCAACTTATATCAAATTCAAAGTAAATTCCGTGATGAGCGCCGTCCACGTTATGGCTTGATGCGTAGCCGTGAATTCATTATGAAAGATGCTTATTCTTTTGATATAGATGAAGCGGGTTTAGATGAATCCTATAAATCTATGTACGATGCATATACACGTATTTTTACACGTTGTGGTCTTACATTCCGCCCAGTAGAGGCTGATAGTGGTGCCATCGGTGGTAGTGGTACGCATGAGTTCATGGCCATTGCTGAAGCTGGTGAAGCTGATATCGTATATTGTACTAAGTGTGATTATGCAGCTAACATTGAAATCGGCAAGCCTGGTATCATGAAGCAAGACGAAGAAGTTCTTCATGAGTTATCTGTTGTGGATACACCAAATGCGAGTTCTATTGAAGCTGTGGCAGACATGTTAAATTTACCATTACATAAAACTATTAAAGCGGTGGTATTTTCTATTGATGGTAAAGTGGTATTAGCCATTGTTCGTGGTGACCATGAAGTAAATGAAGTCGCTGTACAACATGCCGTACTTGGCTCTGTAGAGCCTGAGATGGCTACCCCTGAAGAATTGGAAAAAGTAGGTTTAACAGCTGGCTTTATCAGTCCTGTAGGATTACAACAAACAGATGAATTTGCTATCGTTGTTGATGAATCTGTTATGGAAACTTACAATGTTTGTGGTGGTGCTAATAAAAAAGATGCTCATTATGTTAATATCAATCCAAAACGGGATTTTAATGTAGAAGACATTATTGTTGCTCCAATTCGTTTGATCACGAAGGACGATGTGTGTCCTAAATGTGGTGGCGCTTTAGAACATGCTAAAGGCATCGAAGTGGGTCAAGTATTTAAATTGGGTACAAAGTATTCTGAAGCATTACAAGCTACATTCTTAGATCAAAATGGTCGTCCTAATCCAATGATTATGGGTTGCTATGGTATCGGTGTATCTCGTACACTAGCTGCTGCTATTGAGCAATATCACGATGAAAATGGTATTATTTGGCCACGTTCTATTGCTCCATTTGAAGCAGTTATTGTCCCAATTAATGCAAAAGACGAAGCATTAATGGCTACCAGTCAAACTATTTATACTGCATTACAAAATGCTGGTGTAGATGTATTGTTAGATGATCGTAAAGATCGTGCAGGTGTTAAGTTCAAAGATGCTGATTTGATTGGTTATCCACTTCGCATTACAGTAAGTAAAAATACTCTTGAGAATAACGAAGTAGAAATTCAAATCCGTAAGTCTGGAGAAGCTCTTCCATGTGCTATTGATTCTGTAGCTGATAAAGTAACAGAATTGCTTCAAGACTTATAA
- a CDS encoding Asp23/Gls24 family envelope stress response protein, whose product MEVVAFVGSSGTGKSHRALVVAHENKIECIIDDGILIHDNKIVAGFSAKKESSRLKAVRRAIFQDEVQVKSVREQLDKIKPNKLMIIGTSDNMVKKITKALGLQEPDRYIRIEDVATPKEIEKAQHARLKEGKHIIPVPTMELKPHFRGYLIDPIKTMWRRRTLKKQDQDTLGQIGSEGFERSVVRPAFSYYGRLTFDDEVIIKLIRNGLKKVAGVDETSIISFKKSDKGQNGLVVDMAVVIEHGYPVKPLMQQVQKSVRNEIEYITGMSIERMSIKVKNIIETKRKIVKV is encoded by the coding sequence ATGGAAGTCGTTGCATTTGTTGGTAGTAGTGGCACAGGTAAAAGTCATCGTGCCCTCGTAGTTGCTCATGAAAATAAAATTGAATGTATCATCGATGATGGTATTTTGATTCATGATAATAAAATTGTAGCTGGCTTTTCTGCAAAAAAAGAGTCTAGTCGTTTAAAAGCTGTTCGTCGTGCTATTTTTCAAGACGAAGTACAAGTTAAATCCGTACGAGAACAATTAGATAAGATTAAACCTAATAAGCTTATGATTATCGGCACTTCTGATAATATGGTTAAGAAGATTACTAAAGCTTTAGGCTTACAAGAACCTGATCGATATATTCGTATAGAAGATGTTGCAACACCTAAGGAAATTGAAAAGGCACAACATGCACGTCTTAAAGAGGGTAAACATATAATTCCTGTGCCGACTATGGAATTAAAGCCACACTTTAGGGGGTATTTGATCGATCCAATCAAAACCATGTGGCGCCGCAGGACTTTGAAAAAACAAGATCAAGATACCTTAGGTCAAATTGGTTCTGAAGGATTTGAACGTTCTGTTGTACGTCCTGCTTTTAGCTACTATGGTCGACTCACTTTTGACGATGAAGTAATTATTAAATTGATTAGAAATGGGTTAAAAAAAGTAGCTGGTGTCGATGAGACCAGTATAATTTCTTTTAAAAAAAGCGACAAAGGTCAAAACGGTCTTGTTGTTGATATGGCTGTAGTTATTGAACATGGATATCCTGTTAAACCGTTGATGCAACAGGTACAAAAATCTGTTCGCAATGAAATTGAATATATTACCGGCATGTCTATTGAACGCATGTCTATTAAAGTTAAGAATATTATTGAAACAAAACGTAAGATTGTTAAAGTGTAG
- the rseP gene encoding RIP metalloprotease RseP, which produces MITALATIFVFGLIVFIHELGHFITAKMSGMQVDEFAIGFGPAIFKVQKGETLYSIRIIPLGGFNRIAGMTPDEPLNERSFYNKPAWKKFIVISAGAVFNFILAIVLFFGLNVTVGNLTYTNEPVIGNIIAGSSAEQAHLEANDRIITIDGKKISTWDDIRPSLQGTANHGVTVVVEREGQTIETTVIPKMEQDSPKIGIYPSFTRETYSIGESLSLAVSRTGQTIVAMVSGIYDMIRGTQAAELSGPVGISQMAGTIAQSGFAPLLSFAAFLSINLGVINLLPLPVLDGGHLIIILAEAITGRRLPAKALMYIQMVGVALMVALFLYVTTQDIFRLL; this is translated from the coding sequence ATGATTACGGCATTAGCCACAATATTTGTATTTGGTTTAATTGTGTTTATTCATGAATTAGGCCATTTTATTACAGCTAAGATGTCAGGTATGCAAGTTGATGAATTTGCTATAGGTTTTGGTCCAGCCATATTTAAAGTACAAAAAGGGGAAACTTTATATTCTATTCGTATAATTCCTCTTGGAGGATTTAATCGTATTGCTGGTATGACACCTGACGAGCCTCTTAATGAGCGCTCCTTTTATAATAAACCTGCGTGGAAAAAATTTATTGTTATTTCTGCAGGGGCTGTATTTAACTTTATATTAGCCATTGTACTTTTCTTTGGCCTAAATGTGACTGTAGGAAATCTTACATATACAAATGAACCTGTAATTGGTAACATTATTGCGGGTAGTTCTGCAGAACAGGCTCATTTAGAAGCTAACGATAGAATTATTACGATTGATGGTAAAAAAATTAGTACTTGGGATGATATTCGTCCTAGCTTACAAGGCACAGCAAACCATGGTGTAACTGTTGTTGTAGAGCGTGAAGGACAAACTATAGAGACTACGGTAATACCTAAAATGGAACAAGATAGTCCTAAGATTGGCATCTACCCTAGCTTTACTCGTGAAACTTATAGTATTGGTGAATCTTTGAGCCTTGCTGTTAGTCGGACGGGGCAAACTATTGTTGCTATGGTCAGTGGGATTTACGATATGATTCGTGGCACACAAGCAGCCGAATTATCTGGTCCAGTAGGAATTTCCCAAATGGCAGGTACTATTGCACAATCAGGATTTGCACCACTATTAAGTTTTGCTGCATTCCTTAGTATTAACTTAGGGGTTATTAATCTTTTACCATTACCTGTTTTAGATGGTGGTCACTTGATTATTATCTTGGCGGAAGCTATAACAGGCCGTAGATTACCTGCTAAAGCTCTTATGTATATACAAATGGTTGGGGTTGCCTTAATGGTAGCATTATTCTTATATGTAACAACGCAGGATATTTTCCGTTTACTATAA
- the frr gene encoding ribosome recycling factor produces the protein MEIKELLQQAEDRMNKSIEALKHEFASIRTGRASVALLDKVMVDYYGSPSPINQVANISVPEPRMIVIAPWDKTMIGAIEKAILQSDLGLNPGNDGAQIRLSIPQLTEERRKEIVKVVHKKAEDAKVAVRNIRRDVNEALKKEEKAKTITEDDAKDGLDQIQKLTDAKVKQIDELKVVKEKDVLEV, from the coding sequence ATGGAAATTAAAGAATTGTTACAACAAGCAGAAGACCGCATGAATAAGTCTATTGAGGCTTTAAAACATGAATTCGCATCTATTCGTACAGGCCGTGCTAGTGTAGCACTACTTGATAAAGTAATGGTTGATTACTATGGAAGTCCATCACCCATTAATCAAGTTGCGAATATCTCCGTGCCTGAACCTCGCATGATTGTGATTGCACCTTGGGATAAAACAATGATTGGTGCTATTGAAAAAGCAATTTTACAATCTGATTTAGGTTTGAACCCTGGTAATGATGGTGCACAAATTCGTTTAAGTATTCCTCAATTAACTGAGGAACGTCGTAAAGAAATCGTTAAAGTAGTTCATAAAAAGGCTGAAGATGCAAAAGTTGCAGTGCGCAACATTCGTCGCGATGTAAATGAAGCATTAAAAAAAGAAGAGAAAGCTAAAACGATTACTGAAGATGATGCTAAAGACGGTTTAGATCAAATCCAAAAGCTTACCGATGCTAAAGTTAAGCAAATCGATGAGTTAAAAGTAGTAAAAGAAAAGGACGTATTAGAAGTATAA
- a CDS encoding PHP domain-containing protein — protein sequence MLVDFHMHSIFSDGVETPKDLLQHAIDCNVSMMALTDHDEIDGLQALRVAQKELDPNESIKIVNGCEFSADYKDKSIHILGYCFDENNKDLIDFITFFKGKREERIDEIIRRCNNEGYYITKEELIKQFPDTKAYGRPHIGKLLIDGGYAKDINDVFKGILRKNSPCYVPKVKVEVPYIIDIIHKAGGLAVMAHPKLVTSDEYVLEMLDYDFDGMEVYHSKHNDDDVERYKEFAKKHKLFITGGSDYHGIVGKKPDRFGDYLVSGKDVSEFISLL from the coding sequence ATGCTTGTAGATTTTCATATGCATTCCATCTTTTCAGATGGTGTTGAAACACCTAAAGATCTATTGCAACATGCCATAGACTGTAATGTATCTATGATGGCTTTAACCGATCATGATGAAATAGACGGTCTTCAAGCATTGCGTGTTGCTCAAAAAGAGTTAGATCCTAATGAATCTATTAAAATCGTAAATGGCTGTGAATTTAGTGCTGATTATAAAGATAAGTCAATTCATATTTTAGGATATTGTTTTGATGAAAATAATAAAGATTTAATCGATTTTATTACGTTTTTTAAAGGAAAACGTGAAGAACGTATCGATGAAATTATTCGTCGTTGTAACAATGAAGGATATTATATTACAAAAGAAGAGCTCATTAAACAATTTCCTGATACTAAAGCTTATGGTCGCCCACATATTGGTAAACTTTTAATTGATGGTGGTTATGCCAAGGATATTAATGATGTATTTAAAGGTATTCTTCGAAAAAATAGTCCTTGCTATGTTCCTAAGGTAAAAGTAGAGGTTCCTTATATTATTGATATTATACATAAAGCTGGAGGACTTGCTGTTATGGCTCATCCTAAATTGGTTACCAGTGATGAATATGTGTTGGAAATGTTAGATTATGATTTTGATGGTATGGAGGTATATCACTCAAAGCATAATGATGATGATGTGGAGCGATATAAAGAATTCGCTAAAAAGCATAAGCTATTTATTACTGGTGGTTCTGATTACCATGGTATTGTAGGCAAGAAACCTGATAGATTTGGTGATTACTTAGTATCTGGTAAGGATGTATCAGAATTTATTAGTTTGTTATAA
- a CDS encoding 1-deoxy-D-xylulose-5-phosphate reductoisomerase, whose translation MKYLSIIGSTGSIGTQTLDVVSQHPDQFKVLALVAHHNIDLLEHQIKEYKPLVAGLVDEGAFKELQARYTGPTKLIGGKEALIAAATIQEATMIVTAIVGAAGIEPTVEAIKQGKTIGLANKETLVAGGPLITALAKEHGVQILPIDSEHSAIFQCLEGQKRDNVDSLIVTASGGPLRTWDSSKIQTATAADCLRHPTWNMGNKITIDSASLFNKGLEVIEAHWLFGFDFDHIDVVVHPQSIVHSMIRMKDGAILAQMGNPDMREPIQYALTYPKREVLSMNHLDFSQALHLEFLPPRYDDFPALRLAYEVGRASGFKPAVFNAANETAVYAFLEDKIAFGDIYKVVTSVLESMGPEDDFTLDNLLSIDRWAREKATSLML comes from the coding sequence ATGAAATACCTAAGTATTATCGGCAGTACTGGCTCAATCGGTACACAGACGCTTGATGTGGTGTCTCAACATCCAGATCAATTCAAGGTGCTTGCCTTAGTGGCACATCATAATATTGACCTCTTAGAACATCAGATTAAAGAATATAAACCTTTGGTGGCTGGTCTTGTAGATGAAGGTGCTTTCAAAGAATTACAAGCACGCTATACAGGTCCTACAAAATTGATAGGTGGTAAGGAAGCCCTCATTGCAGCAGCTACAATTCAAGAAGCAACAATGATTGTTACTGCTATTGTAGGTGCTGCGGGAATTGAGCCTACAGTGGAAGCTATAAAACAAGGGAAAACTATAGGTCTTGCTAATAAAGAAACTCTTGTTGCTGGAGGTCCATTAATTACGGCTTTAGCTAAAGAACATGGCGTGCAAATCCTACCTATCGATAGTGAACATAGTGCTATATTTCAGTGCTTAGAAGGACAGAAACGTGATAATGTTGATTCTTTAATTGTCACTGCTTCTGGTGGACCTTTACGCACATGGGATTCTAGTAAAATTCAAACTGCAACTGCTGCAGATTGTTTGCGACATCCTACCTGGAATATGGGTAATAAAATAACTATAGACTCTGCCTCTTTATTCAATAAAGGCTTAGAGGTAATAGAAGCTCATTGGTTATTTGGTTTTGATTTTGATCATATTGATGTAGTAGTACATCCTCAAAGTATTGTTCATTCTATGATACGTATGAAGGATGGTGCGATATTAGCGCAAATGGGTAATCCAGATATGCGCGAGCCCATTCAATATGCTTTGACGTATCCCAAACGTGAAGTTTTAAGTATGAATCATCTTGATTTTAGTCAAGCACTACATTTGGAGTTTTTACCTCCACGGTATGACGATTTTCCTGCACTTCGACTTGCGTATGAGGTGGGACGTGCTAGTGGATTTAAACCTGCTGTATTTAATGCAGCTAATGAAACGGCAGTATATGCCTTTTTAGAAGATAAAATCGCCTTTGGTGATATTTATAAAGTCGTTACTTCTGTTCTTGAATCTATGGGACCAGAAGATGATTTTACATTAGATAATTTATTATCCATCGATAGATGGGCCCGTGAAAAGGCAACATCGTTGATGTTATAG
- a CDS encoding isoprenyl transferase has protein sequence MLKKLFNRKRSDTPVIDRNIIPQHVAIIMDGNGRWAKRRGMPRSMGHRAGADVLKEIVMAADEIGIRALTVYGFSTENWKRPEQEVSLLMSLIKEYLNNNVKYMHEHNVRIRFIGFIGGLSENLQKIIQDAELLTQNNTGLTLQLAINYGGRDEIVRTIRDIVKSVADGVITMDKITEEYVSSQLFTKEFSDVDLLIRPSSDFRISNFLLWQLAYAEFWFTDLHWPDFTKETLLEAVAAYQKRERRFGGLCDEE, from the coding sequence ATGCTAAAGAAATTATTTAACCGTAAACGTTCTGATACGCCTGTCATTGATCGTAATATAATTCCACAACATGTTGCTATTATTATGGATGGTAATGGACGATGGGCTAAACGCAGAGGCATGCCGCGCTCCATGGGGCATCGTGCTGGTGCAGATGTATTAAAAGAAATTGTTATGGCCGCAGATGAGATCGGAATTAGAGCTCTTACGGTATATGGTTTCTCCACGGAGAACTGGAAACGTCCTGAACAGGAAGTTTCTTTACTTATGTCTCTTATAAAAGAATACTTAAATAATAATGTTAAGTATATGCATGAACATAATGTACGCATTCGATTTATTGGTTTTATTGGAGGGCTTTCAGAAAACCTACAAAAAATCATTCAAGATGCAGAATTATTAACTCAGAATAATACAGGCCTCACATTACAGTTAGCGATTAACTATGGTGGGCGTGATGAAATAGTTAGAACTATCCGCGACATTGTAAAATCCGTTGCGGATGGCGTTATTACAATGGACAAAATTACTGAAGAATATGTAAGTTCTCAATTATTCACTAAAGAGTTTAGTGATGTAGATTTATTAATTCGTCCTAGTAGTGATTTTAGAATTAGTAATTTTTTGTTATGGCAACTAGCGTATGCTGAATTTTGGTTTACCGATTTGCATTGGCCAGATTTTACTAAGGAAACTTTACTTGAAGCTGTGGCGGCATATCAGAAACGAGAACGCCGATTTGGTGGCTTATGTGATGAGGAATAA